Below is a window of Thermoplasmata archaeon DNA.
AACAAGTCGAGCAGTTCTCGACCTTCTTCCTTGCCTCGACCACCTCCGGCGAGAACCAGAAGTCCTTGAGCCTCCTTCCATCGAGGAGGGAGTAGAACCTCGTGTGGGGCGAGTCCCAGCAGGGTATCGCCACCTCACCGGTCTTGTTCACGCAGCAGAACAAGTAGGGGTAGCAGCGGTAGCTGAAATCGCCCGTGATGAAGGTCCTCAAGTAGGATTTGCAGGTCAGAATCGGGTACTTCTTCTTCATCTCGATGAGCCGGGGCACGAGCCTCCTCACGTCCTCGCTCCTGGTCCTCCAGTCCATCTTCGACGGGTCGTAGCGGGAGCCTTCCACAGTCAGGGTGGTCCAGTAATCGTGGAAGGTGGCGAAGTCCAGGAGGATGCCATTCACGCCCAGCCCTGTCACGAATTTCACAACCTCCGGCACCTCGTCCAGATTTGCAGCGCAAATCACCGTGTTGACCAGAATTGCGCAACCGTTGCTCTTTCCCGCCCTCACCGCCTCTCGAATTCCTTCGACGACCTCATCGTACTTATCCACACCACGAATCTCCTTGTACTTCTCGGGGTTCAGAGTGTCCAGCGACACCACAATTACATCGATTGCCCTCGTGTAGGTGTCGGCGTTGTCCGCAAGAGTTATGCCGTTGGTGCTGACCTGGCTTATTACATTGAGCTTCCGGGCGTGCAGGCCCAGCTCGACGAGGTCATTTCGGAGCGTGGGCTCGCCCCCTAGGAAGGAGAAGGCTATTATGTCGAACTCGGCGAATTGGTCAATTATCGAGCAGAACTGCTCCGTTGTCATCTCGCCCTTCTTGAGCTCCGGTCTCTCGTTGCCTATCGGGCAGAATGTGCACTTTGAGTTGCACCGCCTCGTTGCCTCTATTGACCCGAAGAAGGGCCTCTTCCTCGAACTCACCCGGTTGTGGAAGAAGGTCCCCAGGAACTTGCGTGTATTGCTCTTGGGCATTTCGTGAGCAGGAATAGGGGTGGAGGAGATAGGCTTTTCGCACCCTTCGGCTCACTGCCCGGGCCGCAGCCTCCGGCGCACGATGACAATCAGGAGGACAGCGCCCGTGACTAGCAGGGTTTCAAACCCCGGCGCGCCACCACCGGTCTGCGAGGGCGCGGCCCTGACCGTGAACGAGCGCTCCTCGGATCTATTGCTCTTTCCTGATTCTGAATATGCGGTCACGAAGTACTTCACTTCCGATTTTGCCTTAAATGGCCCGAGCTGGATGACGAAAGTTGTCCCGTTCCTGCTCATCCTCTCCGGGCCATGGCTCACGCCGTTCTCAATATAGGTGACCTCGGCCCGTGAGACCGAGGTGCCCGAGACAACAGCTGTTATTGTCACGACGTCCTTCGATGTGGGGGAGTTCGGGAAGTGGCTCACCATGGTTATCCTCAATGGCTCCTCCGGAAGCTGGACCTCGATAATCAGTCGGGCCTCGGCCCTCTGGGTCGTGTCGCCGCGCGAGGTTGCCCTGACATTCACTATATACTCCGCCGCGCCCGCTGAGGAGGGGACATCTACCCTCACACTAACGAAGCCCTCCTCAGAGGGGCCTAGCCGCAGCGAGATCGGGGAGACTAGTGCCCACCCGCTGGCGTTCCCCGTCTTGGAGAGGTCGAAGATGTCCTCCGCGCTCCCGGTGTTGGTCACAATCAGGTCGAAGGAGGCCGAGCCCCCTGGCGCCACCGTCCTCCCCATTTCCGCCGGCTGAATTTTCACGCCGTAAGATGGCGCGGCCTGGCCCGAGACCCTGACCCTCGCCCTGGCCTCGCTGTATTTTGACGGGTCGGCCCTTGAGGTTCCCCTGACGGTGTAGTCGTAGTCGCCCGTGTTGGCGTCACCCGGAACGGTAACGGTCAGTGTCGTGTAGTCTTCCTCCCCGGCCCCGAGCTGGAGGGATGTGCGGCTGAGCTGGGCCCACGTAGGCTCGTCCCCGCGGAGCTGGAGGTCGATTGTGTCTGGCTCGGTCCCGGTGTTCTTTACCTTTATCTGGAAGGTCGGAGCCTCACCGGCCCTGACGCTCTGCTCCGCGCTCGAGGGGCTCAGTGAGACGCCGTAGTAGACCTCCTCGGGCACCTTCACCCGCACCGTGACCTGATCGCTCTTGCCTGGGTCCTCTCTCGAAGTTCCCTTGACGGTGAACTGGTAGCCCCCCGGAGCGGTACCCGCGGGCACGCTCACTCCGACATTGACGGTGGTCTCCTGAAGAGGGGCCAGCGTGACGGAGGACTGCGGGAGTGAGGCCCAGGACGCAGCCGGTCCCGAGAGGGAGAGCTGCACCGTCTCAATGTAGGCGCCTGTGTTCTTGACCCGCACCTCTGCCTCTCCGGCCTGTCCTGCGCGGAGCTCGAGGGTCTGCTCCCCGGGCTCCAAATCGACCTGATACGAACCCCCGATCGGCATCGTGAATGCCCTCGATTGAAGGACGGATCTAGTAGCATCCGACTGGAGAACCACGGCGACGCCGACGTTAAATGGGTTCCAGGAAGGGTCGAGCTCGATGTTCACCGTCGCCCGGGCCCAGCCGCCGGGCTGGAAGACCGCGCCGGTCAGGGCCTGCTCGTGCACCTGCCGCCTGACCACATATCTGTGGATGTTCACCCCGCTGGTCCCTGCATAGACCACAGCGTCCTCGTAGAGGAATGAGTAGACCTTCAGGAGGGTGTTTGGAGTGGTCTCCTTGAAGGAGACGTTGTACTGCAGAATTGCTGCGTGGCTACCGTTCTGAGTGAGGTTCCCGGCAATCGCGACCGGGGAGCTCTCGTTCAGGCGGGCGTCAATAGCGTCCTTGTAAGTCCGGTAGGAGACGCTCTCGTTAGTCGTGTCCACCGAATGCGGCTCCCCGTCGACCTGACCCCTCGGGGTACTCAGGACTGCGTAGTATCTGTACCTGTCCTGCGACTGGGGGCAGGCCAGCGGGTCCCCTGAGGGGAACCACTCTAAAATCACCAGCCTGTCCCGGCTGTACTCGGAGGCGAGCCTGTGGGTGGCGTTCTCGTCATCCGCGCAGGCGGTATTGTTGACGGCCGTGAAGAGTTCGAAAAGAACTGTGCGCGGCTCCGCCCGGGGGTGGGCCCCGCCCTCGTCCGACGCGAAACATACCGGCAGGGCCGCCGTGCAGAGTAGCAGGGCGGCGGCAATCGCTATTCTCCTCATGCTGAATCCGACCTCCCTCATCATATTTTCCACGCGGGTGCATTAACTTTATGGTATACTATATTACTGGCTACACATCCTACATCGATTCGGCGGTGGGAAAATGATGATAACGCGCCAGCAATTGGCTGCCATGATAGACTACACCCTCCTTGCGCCCGAGGCCGGACGCGAGGACGTAAAGAGGCTCTGCGAGGAGGCCCGGAGGTACGAATTCGGGCACGTCTGCGTCAACCCACGCAACGTCGCGCTGGCTTCGGCCCTCCTCCGCGGAAGCGGGGTGGGCGTCTGCTCCGTCGTCGGCTTTCCGCTCGGAGCAACCCTCCCAGAAATCAAGGCAGCCGAGGCGCGAAGGGTCGTGGAGCTCGGTGCGAGCGAGGTGGACATGGTCCTTGACGTCGCTGCTCTGAAGGACGGGGAGGACTTCAGGGTGGTCGAGGACATCGCGGGCGTGGTCAGGGCCGCCTCGGTCGCTGTGAAGGTGATTCTTGAGACATGCTTGCTCACGGAGGAGGAGAAGAGGAGGGCCTGTGCTCTCGCGCTCGAGGGGGGGGCGGCCTTTGTGAAGACCTCCACGGGCTTCGGGCGGGCAGGAGCAACGGTGGACGACGTGAAGCTGATGCGCTCCGTCGTGGGTGACAGGGCAGGGGTGAAGGCGGCCGGCGGAATTCGGAGCTTCGACACCGCCTGCGAGATGATAAGGGCGGGCGCGACCAGAATAGGCACGAGCCACGGCCCCGCGATTCTCAATGGCTGGAGGCCCGTGGACGCGCTCATGTAACTCCATCGACCCCTGGGGGACTAGGGCGCCAGCTCGGCAACAGGCCCCGCGACCCTTTGCTCGGCGCCTGCCCTACTCTCCCAGCGGCCCCCGGTCCGGGGTTCAGCGGCCAACCCTGCGCGCG
It encodes the following:
- a CDS encoding radical SAM protein, which encodes MPKSNTRKFLGTFFHNRVSSRKRPFFGSIEATRRCNSKCTFCPIGNERPELKKGEMTTEQFCSIIDQFAEFDIIAFSFLGGEPTLRNDLVELGLHARKLNVISQVSTNGITLADNADTYTRAIDVIVVSLDTLNPEKYKEIRGVDKYDEVVEGIREAVRAGKSNGCAILVNTVICAANLDEVPEVVKFVTGLGVNGILLDFATFHDYWTTLTVEGSRYDPSKMDWRTRSEDVRRLVPRLIEMKKKYPILTCKSYLRTFITGDFSYRCYPYLFCCVNKTGEVAIPCWDSPHTRFYSLLDGRRLKDFWFSPEVVEARKKVENCSTCYMHCIVEPSKVLGEPLRHMGDLIEWVNTFRKHGRV
- the deoC gene encoding deoxyribose-phosphate aldolase, encoding MITRQQLAAMIDYTLLAPEAGREDVKRLCEEARRYEFGHVCVNPRNVALASALLRGSGVGVCSVVGFPLGATLPEIKAAEARRVVELGASEVDMVLDVAALKDGEDFRVVEDIAGVVRAASVAVKVILETCLLTEEEKRRACALALEGGAAFVKTSTGFGRAGATVDDVKLMRSVVGDRAGVKAAGGIRSFDTACEMIRAGATRIGTSHGPAILNGWRPVDALM